GGTTTGCTTGGGAAGCTGTTTTATCTAAAATTGGTTATCGTCCTAGTGGAGATGCACCTAGATTATTAAAAACTAATAAATTTATCCATGTAGCAGGCCGAAAGCATATCTATTTTTTAAAGATTAATCAGTATAAACTAGCACAAGAAATTGCGCCATTAGAAGCAGTGATAGATCGGATTAAGGCGGTTATCCTACATAAAAGGAAAGCAGATCTGATAAATAAAATTAAATGTAAACTTTTAGAAGATGCTAAAAAAAATCATACCTGTCTTATCCAAATGCAGTAAAAGCCTTATGGCTGTTTTTTGCTTACTCGTTTGCATTTGGTCACCTGCAACTAAGGCGGCTGATACATTATTATTAGATAAAGTCATTGCTACTGTGAATCAAGAACTGATTTTGCATTCTGATTTAGAAGCAGCATGCAAACAATTGGAGTCGCAAGGGAAGGTAGTGGATGCATCTGTCAAGCTGGGTCTATTGCGAGAGCTGGTTTTAAACAAGATTTTCTTATCAAAGGCTGCGTTATATGATGTTAAAGCGCCTAAAGCCCATATTCAAACGAAATGTGATGTTGAACTAGCCAGTTTGATACAGGAAGCAGGGTCTGAAGCAAAGCTTGTCCAGGCTTCCCATCAATCTATAAAGGCTATTAAGAAAGGTCTAAAGGAGCGATGCAAGGCAGAATGGTTGGCTTCATGGGTTTATCAGCACCTTACCCAACAGGTTGTGGTTACCCCAGCAGAAGTAGAGGCTTATTTTAATGCGTTGCCTTCCCATAGTCGTCCTTACTACCCTTCCTCTGTTGAGGTACGTCAATTGGTTGTCTATCCCAAGGTAGATGCAGCAAGACGAGAAGCAGTGAAAAATAAACTTTTGGATTTTAAGCAGTTGATCTTAACGGGTAAGGCTACCTTTTCTGACTTGGCTAAGGCGCATTCCGATGATCCCTATTCTGCTGCTAAAGGAGGTGAGATTGGCTGGGTCCCTTTGGGTGTATTGGCACCAGCTTATGAAGTAGCTGCCCTTTCGCTCAAGTGTGGGGAGATAAGTGATCCTATTGCTTCTGAATTTGGGCTCCATCTTATAGAACTTATAGCACGTAAAAAAGACCAATACAATACCCGACATATCTTGCAGATGCTGAAGCCAACAGAAGAAGAAATTAAGTTAGCTGAAGTTGAATTGCATAAAATTAGATCGAAAATAATTGCGGGCACTTTAACCTTTGAAGCAGCGGTAGCCCAATATTCAGAAGATAAGGAAACAGTGGCACAAGGAGGTCTGATTACTACCACTCATCAAGGGAGTGGCCTGTTGCCGGGTCTATTAACCCCTGTAGAATCCTTGTATCACGCAGTCTATTTTGTGATTGATGGGCTTGAAGTAGGTGGAGTAAGCAAGCCCCAGTATATCAAAAACCCCGATAAATATGCTTGGCGGTTGCTTTATCTCAAGCAAAGGGTAGCGCCTCATCCAATGAATCTTCAGCAGGATTATGAAAAGATTCACCACGATCTACTGCAACAGAAAAAAAAAGAGTCAGTTTATAAATGGTTGCAAACTGCTAAGTCGGAATTTGTGATTAGCTTTGCACCAGAATATCAGGAGGTGGAGCAGTTACTTGGATAGCTGATTAAAAGTGTGCTTTAGTATCTTAATTAGATGGATTATTAAGTTATTGTTAGCATGTTTTGGATTAAGCAATGGGTTAAGTTAACGCTATTAACGGGTGGGTTATTGATTGAGGGATATGTATCAGATAAAATAAAATGAATATCAATATGAAAAAATTATTTATAAATTATTTATAAATAATTTATGTTACTCTGCTGTACTCGGGTTAGTTGGATGTAATCATATCAGCAACAGAATGGGCATGGTGCAGGAAGAGTTTTCTAAAGACCATATTCTTACTAATGCAGCCAGTTCTTGTCCTGTCCAACATCCGACGAACGAAGGAGAACTAGAAGGCAAGATTCTAGGAAAAGACATAGAGCAGGACTTTATTTCATTTAAAAAAAAATGTGTTAAACTCATTGTTTAAAGAAGAAGAAGTAAAATCTGAGCTCGAACCATGCAATCTAGCGTTAGAAACGCTTATGAAAAAGGGAAAGAAGGTTATGGAACTATTCCAAAAAGTGCCGGTGAATCAATCAAAAATAGAAGAATGGCCCGCTCTGCTAAACCTAGGCATGCCTGAGTTATATTATTCTTCTCGAATTGTATCCAACAACATAAGCGAAAGGGAAGCGTATATTTTAGAAGAAGTAAATGGTAAGTATAAAAACGGAGAAGATCTGAAAACGTTTATAAAAACATGTAAAGATAGCGTAAACAATCGAGTAAGATCCTTAAAAGAAATAGATCTACCAATCGAAGCGTGTGCCACTTTGAAGAACTTAACGCAAGCTTTAGGTTTAGTGGTAGAAGAAATAATCAAAATGGTAGACCAAGGAGGAGAAGAAGCATTAGCATTAGAACGAGTATCTCTGCCAAAAGGCGTAAAAGCACTACTAGAGCAGATACCAGGGTGGACACTGTTACTAGATAAGGTAAAAGCTGTATTAATAGTAATAGCAGAAGCCGTAATAAAACAAATCATGAAAGTGGTTGGGACTATACGTTATGGAAAATCATACATAAGCTATCAAGAAAAATTTGGGGAACCTTATAAAGAAAAGGTTGCAGAGATAGCATTATACACAAACTATCTATTTACTTCCGTAACAAAGATAACCTTATCGGTAGAAAAAATATGCCCGGAATTAGCAGGCGAAATATAGACAAGTAGGGCAGCATTAGACACAATCATAAACAACCAGAAAGGTAAACTTCTCGAGAAGAAGTATCAGCAAGATAAAAATACTATTTTAAAAGCTATTAAGGAGAGATCGACGTGGCTAGGCCAGGTAGAGTGCGAATTGAAATCAATAAAAAATACCAAGTAATTGTAAGTTTAAGATAGCTATATTAGGTTGGCTGATGATCTATGGCCCATCCTGCAAGGAATGTATCTATTTCAGCCATCTGGCAACGCTACATTCCAGCAGGAGCAAAACTGCGCCCTTGTAACACCCGTTGTATTAGACAAGGCTTGAGTTTTTACCCACTTTTTTATCAAGAAAAAAATGGAATACAATCGATTATTAACCAGTAACGTGAAGAGATACTACTAACTAGTGACGCGAACAGATACGAATTCTTTAGCTATTTCCTTATAAAGCCAAGAGCAGCTATTTACTTTATTCAGTGTTGATTTTCCACTTTTTTCATCCTTGAGCGTAGAACCTGCACCATAGCATTAAAGGAAGCTATTTAACTGTATTCAGTAGCAATTTCCGAATTTCTCCACTTTTGAACTCATAATTTGCACCATAGTCTAGAAGCAAGAAAACAGCATCTAGACAGCAATCAATTCCATTTACGTAGCATTTATTAGTATTATATACGTCCAACAAAGTGTACAGGTATCCACTAAACATTAACTTTGCAAGTGGTAGCGCCCCATTCTTATCATGGCGGTACGGATCTACTAAGTTATTTTTTAATAAATAGTCTAGTATATGAAGCAAATCAGTACTGCTATAGTACCGTGCCTTTTTATTTTTATACTCCCTCCATTTAGGCTTAAAGTCATAACCTTTAGGACCATATCCAGAAGCTATCTTATCTATTACCTCGTAAAATAGGTCATTACTGTTTGCACCATTCTCTAGTAATCGTTTTACCATCTCGCTATAATAATTTTCTAAAGCCGTACCGCATTTATTGCGCCTAGGGAATATCTGTTTTATTTTTTGTTTGATGTTTTGTTCGATTTCTTTTTTGATTTCTTGTTCGAATTTTTGTTTGACTTTTTGGTCAAAGATACAAAACGCTAGCAATTGCATAGTTTTTTTGCGGTCCTTCTTTTTTAAGTCAGAGCTAGATATAGAACTTATATCACTGCTTTTAGATAGAGAACATGTGTGAGCGCCATATCCCTTGTTGAGGTTATTACAACCTATTGTTATCAATAGTATAAGACTACTACACAACATGGTTATTATCTGTTTAATAGGGCATCTTCTCTTGCCTTGTTGCGTTGTTATTGTGTAATTGAATTTTATCATAATCGTAATCATTATTAAGTTATAATGGCTGCGCTCTATTGCTATTATGCTAATAAGTGTAGAGCATAGCAACGAAAAACTACTCCCATTTAGGAGAAATTTAAACCATAATTTTAAAGTATTATGAATTTTATGTAGTAGCTTATTTTTTATAAAAAAGCAATAGCTAATGATTGCTATAAGCCGTTTAGATTAAATAATGTTTTAGTTAAAGCAACCTATCTGCTCAGTCAATGGCGTCAACTTAAGGGACATCTATATCTAACACATAGACAGAAATAGCTAATGCGTATAGGTCGTTGCCCATGTCCGCCAAGTTTTTTTATCGGCGGACATGAACGCTTTAAATGGACGCAATGGAAGCAAACACCCATTAAAATGATAGGTATCTGTTGTTCCAGTCTCTGGTTTTTTTCGTTAAAAAAACGCCCCTGTAAAAAGTCGCGGTTTAGAAAGTGGCATTTTACAGATGATTAAGAAAAACAGTTTCCTTTGAAGCCCCCAAAGGGGGCGCTTTCTGTTTTTCCATCTGTAGGATGCCACTTTCAGCGGCTTTTGCCGAGGGCTTGATTTTTTCTTACTTTTTTATCAAGAAAAAAGTAAAAATAAACATGCCTTAAGTTGACGCCATACCAGATACCTTATAGATCCTTTATTTAGGTTATATAATTATTATTTAGAATAGTAATTACTACTACTATTTAGATTGGCCAAAATGGTTGTATTCTTCTTCAGGGGTCATGTTATGCTTGTTGCACTTTATGGTCAAGTTTGCACCGGCTGCTACGAGTAAATTATATATGTCTTTATGGCCTTTACGTGCTGCCTGATGTGCTGGGGTATGCCCGTGTGCATTTGTTATATTCAGTAGATCCCTACTGTCTGGGTGCGTTTGTATCCATTCAATGATCCATTTCATCATCTTTGTATAGTCTAGACATGCTATTATATGTATTAGGGTATTTCCATATCCATTAACTTCTCCCAAAACGCCTGAATCTTCTGCTACTAGTTTCTGAACCTCATCCAGATCATTATTGAATACGGCTAAATGTATGGCACGATTTCCGTGCTGCGCATCACTAGGTGATGCAATAGCCATAGACGTATCTACCGGCTGCTCATCAACTGGCTTTACTACATCATTAGTAGATGCATGCATCTCCATTGGTTCATCTGGTTCATTTTCATTATTGATACCACATCTACTACTATTGCAAGCAGTGACAAAAGGTGATCCTATGATTGCAGCTATTACATAGCGTGATGCAATATGGCTTATATGTCTTGGTAACTTATATGTATTATTCATGATATGATTCATTTTAGATGTATGTTGGTATTATAGAGAGGAAATGTATCCAATGAAACCTATTCGTTAGATTGATCTATTCTACTTTCCTCCTTTATTTACTATTCACTAGTTTCTAATGCGCTAGATGCTGGATCTACTGGCCTAGTCAAGCGTACTTGAATACTAATTTTGGTTCAAGTCAATAGTAACTATAGCGTGAATTTTATATTAGACATTTTTTTTTTATTTATGCAATACTATAATGGGGTATTTTGCTCAGGCAACTTTTTAACTTGTTTTTGCATGCCTTTGCGCAAAGGTTGCTATTGTTTGATACATCAATTTGATACATCAATAAGTTTTATCAGAATGATGGTTTTATAATCCAGAGGAAATCCACTCATCTTAATTTATTTCGGATAAATTTTAATAAATTGCTATGTTTAATATGCGCCATTTGTTACCAGTCCGTAACGCAGGGTGGGCTAGATTTTGATCTATCCACCTCTGTTTTAGACGCAGTATGATCACCATATATCCTTTTAGACATGTCAGAAATTATTGCTAGTCTTGACATAGGTACCCGTAAAATTTGTGTGGTTATAGGTGCACAAAGCCAGTATGATGCCAATAAACTTGAGGTTTTAGGTATGGGCAGTGCAGCTTCAGATGGGGTGGTACGTGGTATGGTTGTGAATATTGATAAAGCAGCTATGGCGGTCAAGCAAGCCCTACAAGCTGCTGAAGAGGATTCTGGTATCAATATCAATATTGTAAACGTGAATGTTTCTGGCAAGCATGTAACAGGCGCCTGCCACCATGGTAGCATTACGAGGGATGCGGTACAAGAAGAAATTACGGTGGAAGATATCAAAAAGCTTACGGGTGATATGTATCGCATTGTGCCCCCCCTAGGTACAGAAATTGTGCATGCCATGCCGCAGGCCTATACCATAGATTATGAAATTGTAACCCAGGATCCAGTAGGTATGTCAGGTGTGAAATTAGAGGCTAATTTTCATATCATTACGGCTAAAACCGATGCCATTCAAAACATACATAAATGTATTAAAAAAGCTGGTGTAGAAGCAGATATGGTTATGGCTTCTGCGTTAGCAGCTGGTTTAGCTATATTGAGTGATGAGGAGAAAGAGGCAGGGGTCTGTTTGATTGATTTTGGGGATAGTATGATTAATCTGGTGATCTTTTATGATTCCATTATTCGGTATACTGCTACCATTCCACTCGGCGGCCA
The nucleotide sequence above comes from Cardinium endosymbiont of Sogatella furcifera. Encoded proteins:
- a CDS encoding ankyrin repeat domain-containing protein gives rise to the protein MNNTYKLPRHISHIASRYVIAAIIGSPFVTACNSSRCGINNENEPDEPMEMHASTNDVVKPVDEQPVDTSMAIASPSDAQHGNRAIHLAVFNNDLDEVQKLVAEDSGVLGEVNGYGNTLIHIIACLDYTKMMKWIIEWIQTHPDSRDLLNITNAHGHTPAHQAARKGHKDIYNLLVAAGANLTIKCNKHNMTPEEEYNHFGQSK
- a CDS encoding peptidylprolyl isomerase, with product MLKKIIPVLSKCSKSLMAVFCLLVCIWSPATKAADTLLLDKVIATVNQELILHSDLEAACKQLESQGKVVDASVKLGLLRELVLNKIFLSKAALYDVKAPKAHIQTKCDVELASLIQEAGSEAKLVQASHQSIKAIKKGLKERCKAEWLASWVYQHLTQQVVVTPAEVEAYFNALPSHSRPYYPSSVEVRQLVVYPKVDAARREAVKNKLLDFKQLILTGKATFSDLAKAHSDDPYSAAKGGEIGWVPLGVLAPAYEVAALSLKCGEISDPIASEFGLHLIELIARKKDQYNTRHILQMLKPTEEEIKLAEVELHKIRSKIIAGTLTFEAAVAQYSEDKETVAQGGLITTTHQGSGLLPGLLTPVESLYHAVYFVIDGLEVGGVSKPQYIKNPDKYAWRLLYLKQRVAPHPMNLQQDYEKIHHDLLQQKKKESVYKWLQTAKSEFVISFAPEYQEVEQLLG
- the ftsA gene encoding cell division protein FtsA, which produces MSEIIASLDIGTRKICVVIGAQSQYDANKLEVLGMGSAASDGVVRGMVVNIDKAAMAVKQALQAAEEDSGININIVNVNVSGKHVTGACHHGSITRDAVQEEITVEDIKKLTGDMYRIVPPLGTEIVHAMPQAYTIDYEIVTQDPVGMSGVKLEANFHIITAKTDAIQNIHKCIKKAGVEADMVMASALAAGLAILSDEEKEAGVCLIDFGDSMINLVIFYDSIIRYTATIPLGGHMVTSDIQQSCMVMERQAELLKVKFGSVVPDALAAQAVVTIPGLRNRAPKELVTSHLNKIIQARVEEIVTFVYEEMIRSGFYDKLVAGMVITGGSANLPGMQSILQAVTGLDTRLGFPDEYLEEGSRKQLRDPSYATAVGLALAGFKTLDYREAYYRAAQSPDLNFMKKNIKKSKKSSFSFARMLTKTKAFLVDDYDDN